The following proteins come from a genomic window of Bacillota bacterium:
- the aroQ gene encoding type II 3-dehydroquinate dehydratase encodes MDALKVLVIHGPNLNLLGSREPEIYGKTTLEEINNLLLERAKKLGVDLNTFQSNHEGEIIDRIQGAVGTCHGILINPGAFTHYSYAIRDALVSSALTTVEVHLSNTYSREDFRHRSVISAVSRGVICGFGSQSYLLGLEALVDIISEANAR; translated from the coding sequence TTGGACGCTCTAAAGGTACTGGTGATTCACGGGCCAAACTTGAACCTGCTCGGTTCGAGGGAACCGGAGATCTATGGGAAAACGACACTGGAAGAAATCAATAATTTACTGTTGGAAAGAGCAAAAAAGCTCGGTGTAGATTTGAATACTTTTCAGTCAAATCATGAAGGAGAGATCATCGACCGGATCCAGGGAGCAGTTGGTACCTGCCATGGGATACTGATCAACCCCGGAGCCTTTACCCATTACAGCTACGCTATCAGGGACGCCCTTGTTTCATCGGCGCTAACGACAGTTGAGGTCCACCTGAGCAATACATACTCCCGCGAAGATTTCAGACACAGATCCGTTATATCTGCAGTGTCTAGAGGAGTAATCTGCGGTTTTGGCTCCCAGAGCTACCTTTTGGGGCTGGAGGCGCTGGTCGATATTATTTCAGAGGCAAATGCCCGCTGA